In Halococcus saccharolyticus DSM 5350, the following are encoded in one genomic region:
- a CDS encoding CbiX/SirB N-terminal domain-containing protein codes for MTTEAILLVGRGAARTRTVLKTHAEQLERRTGTTVRVATYEHEPVRELRDPLARIDAERVYAVPVRVAHTYETLDDLPAALSMVAGDVRYCEPIGRSPAITDLIVERATALRPATPDVSVVLVGFGSSAKPYHQQMAAYHATRIDEQSEYGEVVACYLHQNPTVECVRYAIENDAAVAVPLFLTATTATTEAIPAKLELDRGGIAYAEPFGDHPRVTDAIHAEIAKQRALAVGDRSDTCLLYTSLSGLARRPVATDGEGPIE; via the coding sequence ATGACAACCGAAGCGATCCTTCTCGTCGGCCGCGGTGCGGCGCGCACCCGAACCGTGCTGAAAACCCACGCGGAGCAGCTCGAACGCCGGACCGGGACCACGGTCCGTGTGGCGACGTACGAACACGAGCCGGTACGGGAACTCCGGGACCCCCTGGCACGGATCGACGCCGAGCGGGTGTACGCAGTGCCGGTCCGTGTCGCTCACACCTACGAGACGCTCGACGACCTTCCCGCGGCGCTTTCGATGGTCGCTGGCGACGTCCGATACTGCGAGCCGATCGGCCGGAGTCCCGCAATCACCGACCTCATCGTCGAGCGGGCCACGGCGCTCCGACCGGCCACGCCCGACGTCTCGGTGGTGCTCGTTGGGTTCGGCAGTAGCGCGAAGCCGTACCACCAACAGATGGCGGCGTACCACGCTACGCGAATCGACGAGCAATCGGAGTACGGCGAAGTGGTCGCCTGTTATCTCCACCAGAACCCGACCGTCGAGTGCGTCCGCTACGCGATCGAAAACGATGCCGCGGTCGCCGTCCCGCTGTTCCTGACCGCGACCACCGCGACCACCGAGGCGATCCCGGCGAAGCTCGAACTCGACCGCGGCGGGATCGCGTACGCCGAGCCGTTCGGCGATCACCCACGGGTCACCGATGCGATCCACGCCGAGATCGCAAAACAGCGCGCCCTCGCAGTCGGCGACAGGAGTGACACCTGTCTCTTATACACATCTCTGAGCGGGCTGGCNCGTCGTCCGGTCGCCACCGACGGCGAAGGCCCGATCGAATAG
- a CDS encoding VWA domain-containing protein: MFDYAAGKNSSPVGRAGSDSQRIDSGLSFGEIVGQDGFKQALLAVAANDALDGLLIRGEKGTAKSTAVRALTDLLPAQTVIADCPYGCPPDDPAAQCDDCRAREEPPATERPVPLVTLPLGATRERIVGTLSVVEALDGEHAFDPGLLARANRGILYVDEINLLDDHLVDVLLDAAAGGVNRVERDGMSHSHPADFTLVGTMNPEEGDLRPQLRDRFALQTTVTACEDLDQRVAIIQQALDGDAGEGRQAENGRPDPETSAARERLLRAREGLDAVELSREQTTEIAALCRDAGVDGHRGDVATARAARTFAALDGRSTVAETDVRRAAELALAHRLQSQPFEDAPDIEDVLDDHFDRDEPSSGEQDANGDDGKRERTGGGSDDERADDGNASGGDADDATPDDRGGSGGDTDTDDTERTEESDERETPPTNDGETGSDGPAESGSDSGAAVDGGNGAARMDDGDSEAGEADEDGGHDPDAADDADDVPLVPGQERADVGTARAPEVAAPEIDTDVSDGAGTGSRAEARSAVDSQGSKIRSRRAESGDGIDAAASVRAAANRGASGIESRDLRQSVRAGSASTLVVFAVDASASMRPAMRAAKGTVMELLKGSYQERDAVALVAFAGDEADVLLPPTDSVGLAARHLKELPTGDRTPLPDGLRSAAGVIARADPAASVTVLVTDGRANVAEGSPVAATREAAGRLASLGSNVLVVDAGDGGRAGVAKLVVEATTGERVPLSALSADRVDAAVTTARDQDG; the protein is encoded by the coding sequence ATGTTTGATTACGCTGCGGGCAAAAACTCTTCGCCCGTTGGGCGAGCCGGATCTGACTCCCAACGGATCGACTCCGGGCTGTCGTTCGGGGAGATCGTCGGTCAGGACGGGTTCAAGCAAGCGCTGCTGGCGGTTGCGGCGAACGACGCGCTCGATGGACTGTTGATCCGCGGCGAGAAGGGAACTGCGAAATCGACGGCGGTCAGGGCGCTGACGGACCTCCTCCCCGCACAGACCGTGATCGCGGACTGTCCGTACGGCTGTCCGCCCGACGACCCCGCCGCCCAGTGTGACGATTGTCGCGCGCGCGAGGAGCCGCCGGCCACGGAGCGGCCGGTCCCGCTGGTGACGCTCCCGCTGGGAGCCACCCGTGAACGGATCGTCGGGACGCTCTCGGTGGTCGAGGCGCTCGACGGCGAGCACGCGTTCGATCCCGGGCTGCTCGCGCGCGCGAACCGCGGCATCCTCTACGTCGACGAGATCAATCTCCTCGACGACCATCTCGTCGACGTGCTGCTCGACGCCGCCGCGGGCGGCGTCAACCGCGTCGAGCGCGACGGGATGAGTCACAGCCACCCCGCGGATTTCACGCTCGTCGGCACGATGAACCCCGAGGAAGGCGATCTCCGCCCCCAGCTCCGCGATCGGTTCGCGCTCCAGACCACCGTCACCGCGTGTGAGGATCTCGATCAGCGGGTCGCAATCATCCAACAGGCTCTCGACGGGGACGCCGGCGAGGGCCGACAGGCCGAAAACGGCCGGCCGGACCCGGAAACGAGCGCCGCACGGGAGCGTCTCCTGCGGGCACGTGAGGGACTCGACGCGGTGGAGCTGTCCCGAGAGCAGACCACCGAGATCGCGGCGCTGTGTCGTGACGCTGGCGTCGATGGCCACCGTGGGGACGTCGCCACGGCGCGCGCTGCACGGACGTTCGCCGCCCTCGACGGCCGGTCGACGGTCGCCGAGACCGACGTGCGACGCGCGGCCGAACTCGCGCTCGCCCACCGCCTCCAGTCACAGCCGTTCGAGGACGCACCCGACATCGAGGACGTGCTCGACGATCACTTCGATCGCGACGAACCCTCATCCGGCGAACAGGACGCGAACGGCGATGACGGAAAGAGGGAAAGGACCGGCGGCGGCAGCGACGACGAGCGCGCGGATGACGGCAACGCGAGTGGGGGCGACGCTGACGACGCGACTCCCGATGATCGCGGCGGGAGCGGTGGCGACACCGACACCGACGACACGGAGAGGACCGAGGAGTCCGACGAACGAGAGACGCCGCCGACGAACGATGGCGAGACGGGAAGCGATGGTCCGGCCGAGAGCGGCTCCGATAGCGGCGCTGCGGTGGACGGTGGGAACGGTGCAGCCCGGATGGACGACGGAGATAGCGAAGCTGGCGAAGCCGACGAGGACGGGGGACATGATCCGGACGCGGCGGACGACGCCGATGACGTCCCGCTCGTCCCCGGACAGGAGCGCGCCGATGTCGGGACCGCTCGCGCCCCCGAAGTGGCCGCGCCCGAGATCGACACCGATGTGAGCGACGGCGCAGGAACCGGCTCCCGAGCGGAGGCGCGATCCGCAGTCGACAGTCAGGGATCGAAGATTCGATCCCGGCGGGCGGAGTCGGGGGACGGCATCGACGCGGCGGCGTCGGTCCGGGCCGCAGCGAACCGCGGCGCGTCAGGGATCGAATCGCGCGATCTGCGGCAGTCAGTGCGCGCAGGATCGGCGTCGACGCTGGTGGTGTTCGCCGTCGACGCGAGCGCGTCGATGCGGCCCGCGATGCGAGCGGCGAAAGGCACCGTGATGGAGCTCCTGAAGGGAAGTTATCAGGAACGCGATGCGGTTGCGCTCGTCGCCTTCGCCGGAGATGAGGCGGACGTGCTTCTCCCGCCGACCGACAGCGTCGGCCTCGCGGCGCGACATCTGAAGGAACTACCGACCGGCGACCGGACGCCACTGCCCGACGGCCTCCGCAGCGCTGCCGGGGTGATCGCACGGGCCGATCCCGCCGCGAGCGTGACCGTGCTCGTCACCGACGGCCGGGCGAACGTCGCCGAGGGCAGCCCCGTCGCAGCGACCCGCGAGGCCGCCGGCCGGCTGGCGAGTCTCGGATCGAACGTCCTCGTCGTCGACGCCGGCGACGGAGGACGTGCGGGCGTCGCGAAACTCGTCGTCGAGGCGACGACGGGCGAGCGCGTTCCGCTGTCGGCGCTGTCGGCCGATCGAGTCGATGCGGCTGTCACGACTGCTCGTGACCAGGACGGGTAG
- a CDS encoding precorrin-8X methylmutase, producing the protein MTTDPEADAGVNATTDNSVDGSANAESGSDVEAYADLGATTENAMAIAESSMDRVRELVPDESLADRLRQKAVHATGDPEFQHLVRFTGAGENEPVRAGARAVREERPIVTDITMVKAGITGRGHDCPVRKAIGNGTDLAKRTGMTRTAASVLELDSEGVYDDAVAVVGNAPTAALALADCIADGTRPAVVVATPVGFVKAAESRERVREVAREHGVPAVTNVGRRGGSGLAAGVTNELVHVASDVRNGEIDPS; encoded by the coding sequence ATGACGACTGACCCGGAAGCGGACGCCGGAGTGAATGCAACCACTGACAACAGTGTGGACGGAAGCGCGAACGCCGAGAGTGGTAGTGACGTCGAGGCGTACGCCGATCTCGGCGCGACCACCGAGAACGCGATGGCGATCGCCGAGTCGAGCATGGATCGCGTGCGGGAACTCGTCCCCGACGAGAGCCTTGCCGACCGGCTGCGCCAGAAAGCGGTCCACGCCACCGGCGATCCCGAGTTCCAACACCTCGTTCGATTCACCGGTGCGGGCGAGAACGAACCCGTCCGGGCCGGCGCGCGAGCGGTGCGCGAGGAGCGACCGATCGTGACCGACATCACGATGGTGAAAGCTGGTATCACCGGTCGGGGCCACGACTGTCCGGTTCGCAAGGCGATCGGGAACGGAACCGACCTCGCCAAGCGGACGGGGATGACCCGGACTGCGGCGTCGGTGCTCGAACTCGATAGCGAGGGAGTCTACGACGACGCGGTCGCCGTGGTCGGGAACGCGCCCACGGCGGCGCTCGCGCTCGCGGATTGCATCGCCGACGGGACCCGGCCAGCAGTCGTGGTCGCCACGCCGGTGGGGTTCGTGAAGGCCGCCGAGAGCCGCGAGCGCGTCCGCGAGGTCGCCCGCGAGCACGGCGTCCCCGCCGTGACGAACGTCGGCCGGCGCGGCGGCAGCGGACTCGCGGCCGGAGTGACGAACGAACTCGTCCACGTCGCGAGCGACGTTCGCAACGGGGAGATCGATCCGTCGTGA
- the cobT gene encoding nicotinate mononucleotide-dependent phosphoribosyltransferase CobT, with product MRVAVVAGSTATARIEGISAAGADPAVMAHTPSADCEIVAYGRPVRSPVVPVSPSGCPTPAVVTRAVRELAGFETVVIDAGLAEPTAAPTVAVDAEPGRDVRTGRAVPGAREIFTAAEEYGRSLPDDELVIGETIPGGTTTARCVLAALGERRATSSSLPENPIALKRRVVGEALDTAEIAAGGAAGTPIAAVRAVGDPVLAAVAGLVTGATAGGTEVTLAGGTQLCAAAALARHAGVDAPLSLATTSFLAADKSADVEGLADDLGLDLTVTDPGFDRESHPALDAYVAGEAKEGVGMGGALALAERRGIPMADVRDHVVTIHDRLLATGSGVES from the coding sequence ATGAGAGTCGCCGTCGTCGCCGGGAGCACGGCGACCGCACGGATCGAGGGGATCAGCGCCGCCGGTGCGGACCCGGCTGTGATGGCACACACACCGAGCGCCGACTGCGAGATCGTCGCGTACGGCCGGCCGGTGCGCTCGCCGGTCGTCCCGGTCAGTCCGTCGGGCTGTCCGACGCCCGCAGTCGTCACCCGCGCGGTCCGCGAACTCGCAGGATTCGAGACCGTCGTGATCGATGCGGGACTCGCCGAACCGACCGCCGCGCCGACCGTCGCGGTGGACGCGGAGCCGGGTCGGGACGTGCGGACGGGGCGGGCGGTTCCCGGGGCTCGGGAAATCTTCACGGCCGCCGAGGAGTACGGCCGGTCGCTTCCGGACGACGAACTCGTGATCGGCGAGACGATCCCCGGCGGGACGACCACCGCACGCTGTGTCCTCGCCGCGCTCGGCGAACGCCGGGCGACCTCGTCGTCGCTTCCCGAGAACCCGATCGCGCTCAAGCGACGAGTGGTCGGTGAGGCGCTCGATACTGCCGAAATCGCAGCCGGTGGAGCTGCTGGAACACCGATCGCGGCGGTGCGGGCGGTGGGCGATCCGGTGCTCGCCGCGGTCGCTGGACTCGTCACCGGGGCGACCGCAGGTGGCACTGAGGTCACGCTCGCCGGCGGGACGCAGCTGTGTGCCGCCGCCGCACTCGCCCGCCACGCAGGCGTCGACGCGCCGCTCTCGCTCGCCACGACGTCGTTTCTCGCTGCCGACAAATCCGCGGACGTCGAGGGCCTGGCGGACGATCTCGGCCTCGATCTCACGGTCACCGATCCTGGCTTCGATCGAGAGTCCCACCCCGCGCTCGACGCCTACGTTGCGGGCGAAGCCAAGGAGGGCGTCGGGATGGGCGGCGCGCTCGCGCTGGCCGAACGTCGAGGAATCCCGATGGCTGACGTCCGCGATCACGTCGTCACGATCCACGACCGACTGCTGGCGACCGGGTCCGGAGTCGAATCATGA
- the cobN gene encoding cobaltochelatase subunit CobN: MPTVGLYTATENELGAVQHAAAQVDADFVVRSESDLDEPADVEAFVDELTDATAVVCWLHGGEDSMPGYDRAIGRLDAANVPLIVKSTGDAYAVEDTTVDAASRDRIYEYLDRGGTSNVANCIRYLVDEFGGTGIDREYDDPVALPTEGVYHPDHPGASYDDLVATLDPDTPTVAVWFYESHWTHENTRYVDAQVRAIEAHGADALPIFCNPAADETGQENAEWVTENWLLDGEATPSPRGGGETADSEPLVDAVLSSFMFSLSMDERGRAADDEGDSAEDVFLDRLGVPVIQTVTTMRSRSRYESSDTGVMGFELALSVALPEFDGNVITHPISGKERTDDAAGIGSAPKQHFPIDDRVDHAARLAVNWARLRHTPNDDKRVAVVLHNYPPSDDGIGTAFGLDSPESTVNLLDELDHRGYDLGGAMPESGQALVERLTAQLTLDDRWVAPEDVRERSVDTVAPDQYREWFDGLDDRFRENVLTEWDEAPDRPFAVPGVEFGNVLVTVQPPRGFGMDPSKVYHDADLQPPHDYVAFYSWLRNTFAADAVVHLGTHGSLEWLPGKTVGLNGESAPDQLIDDLPNVYPYIVNNPGEGTQAKRRSYAAIVDYLTPVMANAGTYDELAEIEELADRYREAGMEDARADDGETLERLLREAVDDLDLAVELGIAGEIEERADIRGPEEAGTTLAEGEVAGDKVGIDELVERVHEYLTDVKTTQIRMGLHTMGEPPGGDRLVEYLVALTRLENPGAPSLRESVAGVLGVDYDRLLDEPGVYDEALGTTYAEAADAVYETSLGLVTTLAEHDFDLPADESAAGPDEEVNMNLLVVDIDPLGDSRAISGAHDDLREVLGYICETAAPRVEGAAEEIPRTADALAGEYVPPGGSGAPTRGGVDLLPTARNFYTLDPRKVPAKSAWAVGSEVAAGVAERHRTAEGEYPEEIGVVAWGTPTVRTRGETIAQVLALMGVEPEWTDAGRVDGVTPIPLDELDRPRIDVTTRVSGLFRDAFPQAASVIHDAVETVVDLDEPHERNYVKKHVEEETQRLLDDVANGTEGAKSADGTGEGEPSADEERMDESDARAAASHRVFTTRPGGYGAGTNKAVDEGNWDDRSDLAEVYVQWGGYALGSRGRVSEAHASFERRLGNVEATVKIEDTAEQDEFDSSDWYAFHGGFITAVSEIAGEEPASYVGDSSDPDNVDVYTNEEKVRKAMRARVLNPAWLDSMEEHGYKGAGDLSTTVDVALGWDATAGVVSDALWGDVAEKYAFDEERQEWLREVNPWALDSITDTLLEAIDRGLWDADDATADRLRDVNLRVDADLEARAGDGVGGTSEGESTEVSGDDD; this comes from the coding sequence ATGCCAACAGTTGGTCTGTACACCGCGACCGAGAACGAACTGGGGGCCGTCCAGCACGCCGCAGCGCAGGTCGACGCCGACTTCGTGGTCCGCTCGGAGAGCGACCTCGACGAGCCTGCCGACGTGGAGGCGTTCGTCGACGAACTCACCGACGCGACGGCAGTCGTCTGCTGGCTCCACGGCGGCGAGGACAGCATGCCGGGCTACGACCGCGCGATCGGGCGGCTCGACGCGGCGAACGTTCCCCTGATCGTAAAATCGACCGGCGACGCCTACGCCGTCGAGGACACGACCGTCGACGCCGCGAGCCGCGATCGGATTTACGAGTATCTCGATCGGGGCGGCACGAGCAACGTGGCGAACTGCATCCGCTATCTCGTCGACGAGTTCGGCGGCACGGGAATCGACCGCGAGTACGACGATCCCGTTGCGCTCCCGACCGAGGGCGTCTATCATCCCGACCATCCCGGTGCGTCCTACGACGACCTCGTGGCGACGCTCGATCCCGATACGCCCACAGTCGCCGTCTGGTTCTACGAGTCCCATTGGACCCACGAGAACACCCGATACGTCGACGCGCAGGTGCGCGCGATCGAGGCCCATGGCGCGGACGCACTCCCGATCTTCTGTAACCCCGCGGCCGACGAGACGGGCCAGGAGAACGCCGAGTGGGTGACCGAGAACTGGCTGCTGGATGGCGAGGCGACTCCGTCGCCTCGGGGAGGCGGTGAAACCGCCGATAGCGAGCCACTCGTCGACGCCGTACTGTCGTCGTTCATGTTCTCGCTCTCGATGGACGAACGGGGGCGGGCGGCGGACGACGAGGGCGACAGCGCCGAGGACGTGTTCCTCGATCGCCTCGGCGTGCCCGTGATCCAGACGGTCACGACGATGCGCTCGCGGTCGCGGTACGAGTCGAGCGACACGGGCGTGATGGGGTTCGAGCTCGCGCTCTCGGTCGCGCTCCCGGAGTTCGACGGCAACGTCATCACTCACCCGATCAGCGGGAAGGAACGAACCGACGACGCGGCCGGGATCGGGAGCGCACCGAAACAGCACTTCCCGATCGACGACCGCGTGGATCACGCCGCGCGGCTCGCGGTCAACTGGGCGCGCCTCCGACACACCCCGAACGACGACAAGCGGGTCGCGGTCGTGCTCCACAACTACCCGCCGAGCGACGACGGGATCGGGACCGCGTTCGGCCTCGACAGCCCCGAGAGCACGGTGAATCTCCTCGACGAACTCGATCATCGGGGCTACGATCTCGGCGGTGCGATGCCCGAGAGCGGTCAGGCACTCGTCGAACGACTCACCGCGCAGCTCACCCTCGACGATCGGTGGGTCGCGCCCGAGGACGTCCGCGAGCGGAGCGTCGACACCGTGGCCCCGGACCAGTACCGTGAGTGGTTCGACGGCCTCGACGACCGCTTTCGGGAGAACGTCCTCACGGAGTGGGACGAGGCCCCCGACCGGCCGTTCGCGGTTCCGGGGGTCGAGTTCGGAAACGTTCTCGTGACCGTCCAGCCGCCGCGCGGGTTCGGGATGGACCCCTCGAAAGTGTATCACGACGCCGACCTCCAGCCGCCCCACGACTACGTGGCGTTCTATAGCTGGCTCAGAAACACCTTCGCGGCCGATGCAGTCGTCCACCTCGGTACGCACGGTTCGCTGGAGTGGCTCCCCGGCAAGACCGTCGGGCTGAACGGCGAGAGCGCACCCGACCAGCTGATCGACGACCTCCCGAACGTGTATCCGTACATCGTCAACAACCCCGGCGAGGGAACACAGGCCAAGCGCCGGTCGTACGCCGCGATCGTCGACTACCTCACGCCGGTGATGGCGAACGCGGGAACCTACGACGAGCTCGCCGAAATCGAAGAGCTCGCCGACCGCTACCGCGAGGCCGGCATGGAGGATGCCCGCGCCGACGACGGCGAGACCCTCGAACGGCTGCTCCGGGAGGCGGTCGACGATCTCGATCTCGCGGTCGAGCTCGGCATTGCGGGCGAGATCGAGGAGCGCGCCGACATCCGTGGGCCCGAGGAAGCTGGCACGACGCTCGCCGAGGGTGAGGTCGCGGGCGATAAAGTCGGGATCGACGAGCTCGTCGAGCGGGTCCACGAGTATCTCACCGACGTGAAAACCACCCAGATACGGATGGGGCTGCACACGATGGGCGAACCGCCGGGCGGCGACCGGCTCGTTGAGTATCTCGTCGCGCTCACCCGGCTGGAGAACCCGGGTGCGCCGAGCCTCCGCGAGAGCGTGGCGGGCGTGCTCGGCGTCGACTACGACCGGCTGCTCGACGAGCCCGGTGTCTACGACGAGGCGCTCGGGACCACCTACGCCGAGGCCGCCGACGCGGTGTACGAGACCAGTCTCGGCCTCGTGACGACGCTCGCCGAGCACGACTTCGATCTCCCGGCCGACGAGTCCGCGGCCGGGCCGGACGAGGAAGTGAACATGAACCTGCTCGTCGTCGACATCGATCCGCTGGGCGATTCTCGTGCGATATCCGGTGCGCACGACGATCTCCGAGAGGTGTTGGGATACATCTGCGAGACGGCCGCACCGCGCGTCGAGGGTGCCGCCGAAGAAATCCCGCGGACGGCGGACGCGCTCGCAGGCGAGTACGTCCCGCCGGGCGGCAGCGGCGCGCCGACCCGCGGCGGGGTCGACCTGCTCCCGACCGCGCGGAACTTCTACACCCTCGACCCCCGGAAAGTGCCGGCCAAGAGCGCGTGGGCAGTCGGCAGCGAGGTCGCGGCGGGCGTCGCCGAGCGCCACCGGACTGCGGAAGGCGAGTACCCCGAAGAGATCGGCGTCGTGGCGTGGGGCACGCCCACCGTCCGGACCCGTGGCGAGACGATCGCCCAGGTGCTCGCGCTGATGGGCGTCGAACCCGAGTGGACCGACGCCGGACGGGTCGACGGCGTGACGCCGATCCCGCTCGATGAACTCGATCGACCCCGAATCGATGTGACGACGCGGGTCTCGGGGCTGTTCCGCGATGCGTTCCCTCAGGCCGCGAGCGTGATCCACGACGCGGTCGAGACTGTGGTCGATCTCGACGAGCCGCACGAACGGAACTACGTCAAGAAGCACGTCGAGGAGGAGACCCAGCGACTGCTAGACGACGTGGCGAACGGAACCGAGGGGGCGAAGAGCGCGGACGGAACGGGCGAGGGCGAGCCGAGCGCGGACGAGGAGCGGATGGACGAGTCCGACGCCCGCGCGGCGGCGAGCCACCGGGTGTTCACCACCCGTCCGGGCGGCTACGGCGCGGGAACCAACAAAGCCGTCGATGAGGGCAACTGGGACGACCGCTCGGACCTCGCCGAGGTGTACGTCCAGTGGGGCGGGTACGCCCTCGGCAGTCGAGGCCGGGTTTCGGAAGCCCACGCATCCTTCGAGCGCCGGCTCGGCAACGTCGAGGCCACGGTGAAGATCGAGGACACCGCCGAGCAGGACGAGTTCGACTCCTCGGACTGGTACGCCTTCCACGGCGGGTTCATCACCGCCGTTTCGGAGATCGCTGGCGAGGAACCCGCCTCCTACGTCGGCGACTCCTCGGACCCCGACAACGTCGACGTCTACACCAACGAGGAGAAAGTCCGGAAGGCGATGCGCGCCCGGGTGCTCAACCCTGCCTGGCTCGACAGCATGGAGGAGCACGGCTACAAGGGCGCTGGCGACCTCTCGACCACGGTCGACGTCGCGCTCGGCTGGGATGCCACCGCGGGCGTCGTGAGCGACGCGCTCTGGGGCGACGTCGCCGAGAAGTACGCTTTCGACGAGGAGCGACAGGAATGGCTGCGCGAGGTGAACCCGTGGGCGCTCGACAGCATCACCGACACCCTCTTGGAGGCGATCGACCGCGGCCTCTGGGACGCCGACGACGCGACCGCCGACCGCCTACGCGACGTCAACCTCCGGGTCGACGCCGATCTCGAAGCACGTGCGGGCGACGGGGTTGGCGGAACGAGCGAAGGTGAGAGTACGGAGGTGTCGGGCGATGACGACTGA
- a CDS encoding CbtB domain-containing protein, which translates to MAATNDSIHRRIERARIELTPAQVAAGLAVIAALGFTLLFVQEPTAHDALHNFRHAAGITCH; encoded by the coding sequence ATGGCTGCAACCAACGACTCAATCCATCGTCGTATCGAGCGTGCCAGGATCGAACTCACGCCGGCACAGGTCGCCGCCGGCCTCGCGGTGATCGCGGCCCTCGGGTTCACGCTGCTGTTCGTCCAGGAGCCCACGGCTCACGACGCGCTCCACAACTTCCGTCACGCCGCCGGGATCACCTGTCACTGA
- a CDS encoding cobalt-precorrin-7 (C(5))-methyltransferase produces MSDGDDRGDGPDPAAVAAAEPETRAAFEATERPVEAVGIGPGNPEYLTSRGERAIREADVVVGFETVVAFISGRTDADLLTCGYADEAATLDAFAERVADGERGTAVLMGDPNHSGYQFVGKVEAAVDRPVTVVPGISSLQIAASRARTPMEASTFVTLHKRGGIDAELRRLREAVGDRHLLVLPRPYDWMPGDIAAVLVEAGVAASLDVLVFERLTHDDERVTRTTLGDLASRVQDDAGDTTADESRFSDLSVLVVRAD; encoded by the coding sequence GTGAGCGATGGCGACGATCGCGGCGACGGTCCTGATCCGGCGGCAGTCGCGGCTGCGGAACCCGAGACCAGGGCAGCGTTCGAGGCAACCGAACGGCCCGTCGAAGCGGTCGGGATCGGGCCGGGTAACCCCGAATACCTGACGTCGCGGGGCGAGCGCGCGATCCGAGAAGCCGACGTCGTGGTGGGGTTCGAGACGGTGGTGGCGTTCATCAGCGGACGAACCGACGCCGACCTGCTGACCTGTGGGTATGCCGACGAGGCGGCGACGCTCGATGCGTTCGCCGAGCGGGTCGCCGACGGAGAACGGGGCACGGCCGTCCTGATGGGCGATCCGAACCACTCGGGCTACCAGTTCGTCGGGAAAGTCGAGGCCGCGGTCGATCGGCCCGTGACCGTCGTGCCGGGGATCTCGTCGCTCCAGATCGCTGCCAGCCGCGCGCGGACGCCGATGGAGGCGTCGACGTTCGTCACGCTCCACAAGCGCGGCGGGATCGACGCCGAACTCCGCCGACTCCGCGAGGCCGTCGGCGACCGTCACCTGCTGGTGCTGCCGCGTCCGTATGACTGGATGCCGGGCGATATCGCCGCAGTGCTGGTGGAGGCCGGCGTGGCCGCGTCGCTCGATGTACTCGTGTTCGAGCGGCTGACCCACGACGACGAGCGAGTCACGCGGACGACGCTCGGCGATCTCGCGAGCAGGGTGCAGGACGATGCTGGCGACACAACCGCGGACGAATCTCGCTTCTCGGATCTCTCGGTGCTGGTCGTCCGGGCCGACTGA
- a CDS encoding CbtA family protein, giving the protein MLTTYLLRGAKAGLIAGLVFGVFIALVGNPLVGLAETFEGGEAGGHGTEAQAGDAGGGHHESGAGSADGAGGGHHASAAVSALTTKLVSIAGGIGWGLLFGVAGFGAAYYFLEPAIPGTGATKQYLLAAAGFVTISGAPWLVLPPQPPGAEQALATDTRLVWYAVLMAAGAGACLLAGYTYNRLKPVRGTAVAVAGVAASFAVLAVPVLLAPSNPVSIPTPTDLVTTFRGLVAASQAMLWFVLASVHAWLVRREADASAAPSERGPTPESVAAEP; this is encoded by the coding sequence ATGCTCACGACGTACCTCCTCCGCGGTGCGAAGGCGGGCCTGATCGCGGGACTCGTCTTCGGCGTCTTCATCGCGCTGGTCGGCAACCCGCTGGTGGGGCTTGCCGAGACGTTCGAGGGCGGCGAGGCCGGCGGCCACGGAACGGAAGCACAGGCGGGCGATGCGGGTGGCGGCCACCACGAGAGCGGCGCGGGCAGCGCGGATGGCGCGGGTGGCGGCCATCACGCGAGCGCGGCGGTTTCGGCGCTCACCACGAAACTCGTCTCGATCGCCGGCGGCATCGGGTGGGGGCTGCTGTTCGGCGTCGCCGGGTTCGGAGCCGCATACTACTTCCTCGAACCCGCGATCCCCGGCACGGGTGCAACCAAGCAGTACCTCCTCGCGGCGGCGGGGTTCGTCACCATCTCGGGGGCTCCGTGGCTGGTCCTCCCGCCCCAGCCACCGGGGGCCGAGCAGGCCCTGGCGACCGATACCCGACTGGTGTGGTACGCCGTCCTGATGGCCGCCGGTGCTGGGGCGTGCCTGCTCGCGGGTTACACCTACAACCGACTCAAGCCAGTTCGAGGAACCGCCGTCGCGGTCGCTGGAGTGGCGGCGTCGTTCGCGGTGCTCGCAGTACCAGTCCTGCTTGCCCCATCGAATCCGGTTTCCATCCCGACCCCGACCGATCTCGTGACCACGTTCCGTGGGCTCGTGGCCGCGAGCCAGGCGATGCTCTGGTTCGTGCTGGCCAGCGTCCACGCGTGGCTCGTGCGCCGCGAGGCCGACGCGTCGGCCGCCCCCTCGGAGCGCGGTCCGACGCCAGAGTCGGTCGCGGCAGAACCATGA